One region of Tachysurus fulvidraco isolate hzauxx_2018 chromosome 9, HZAU_PFXX_2.0, whole genome shotgun sequence genomic DNA includes:
- the LOC113647473 gene encoding BOLA class I histocompatibility antigen, alpha chain BL3-7-like isoform X1, which produces MDLSCSSMKILLFLMNGFLQTSADTHSLQYFYTGVTPGIHFPEFTAVGLVDGELSEYYDSNIRSIIPKTEWIKKVDADHPYYWSRETEVWQDEQEWLKHDVVAAMNHFNQSEGVHIVQLMFGCELDDDGTTRVFSHFGYDGEDFISLDLKTKTWTAASNKVLITKKKWNPTGHTAEGCKFFLENECIDWLKKFVSYRRDTLERKDPPTVSVFQKHSPSSEVVCHATGFFPKAVTISWRKDGEDMHEDVELRETLPNQDGSFQKRSILKVPAEELQKHTYTCVIQHSSLEKELVLNVRERQILKGGGSMAIMIGVVVALIVLVVAGIIVWKKKNSGFKRAPASEESSSTNS; this is translated from the exons ATGGACCTCAGTTGTTCCTCGATGAAAATTTTGCTGTTCCTCATGAATGGTTTTCTTCAGACATCAGCAG ACACGCACTCTCTGCAGTATTTCTATACTGGAGTCACACCAGGAATACATTTCCCAGAGTTCACTGCTGTTGGTCTGGTAGATGGAGAACTGTCTGAGTACTATGACAGCAACATCAGGAGCATTATACCAAAGACAGAGTGGATAAAAAAGGTTGATGCTGATCATCCATATTACTGGTCCAGAGAGACAGAGGTATGGCAGGATGAACAGGAATGGCTTAAACATGATGTGGTTGCAGCAATGAATCACTTTAATCAGTCTGAAG gagttcACATTGTGCAGCTGATGTTTGGCTGTGAGCTTGACGATGATGGCACAACTAGAGTATTCAGCCATTTCGGTTATGATGGAGAAGATTTCATCAGTCTGGATCTGAAAACTAAGACCTGGACTGCAGCCAGCAATAAAGTTCTGATCACTAAAAAAAAGTGGAATCCTACAGGGCATACAGCTGAAGGCTGTAAATTCTTCTTGGAGAACGAGTGTATTGATTGGTTAAAGAAGTTTGTGTCTTATCGCAGAGACACTCTGGAGAGGAAAG aTCCTCCTACAGTGTCAGTGTTCCAGAAACACTCGCCTTCTTCAGAGGTGGTGTGTCACGCTACAGGTTTTTTCCCCAAAGCAGTGACTATCTCCTGGAGGAAGGATGGAGAGGACATGCATGAGGACGTGGAGCTCAGAGAGACGTTACCCAACCAGGATggaagcttccagaagagaagcATTCTGAAAGTCCCAGCTGAGGAGCTGCAGAAACACACCTACACCTGTGTGATTCAGCACAGCAGCTTGGAGAAGGAGttagtgctgaatgtgagagagCGACAGATCCTGAAAG GTGGAGGATCGATGGCTATCATGATTGGTGTAGTTGTGGCTCTCATTGTTCTCGTTGTTGCTGGAATTATAgtctggaagaagaagaactctg GCTTCAAACGTGCTCCAGCCTCTGAAGAGTCTTCCTCCACCAACTCatag